A segment of the Streptomyces pactum genome:
GCCACCAGGTCGGCGGCGGTGGTCTCGAAGGCCTCGACCAGCTCGCCGAGCTCCTCCTCCTCCATGCGGCGGGTCAGCCGGGTGAAGCCGACCAGGTCGGCGAAGCCGACGGCGAGCCGCCGGTCCACCATCTCCTCGTCGTCCCCGGCCTGCACGACCCGGCCGGCCGAGGCGGCGAGCTGGCGCCGCCAGACGTAGACGAGGAACTCCTGCAACTCGGGCAGGAGCAGCTCGACGATGGGATACGTCACCTCGGTGCGCGTCATCCCGGGCTCCGGGGGCTCGGTCAGGCCCTCCAGGAAGGAGTCGATCTGCCACTCGGCCAACCGGGCGGTGGTCTGCCCGGTGGACCGGGCCACCTGCACGGCCATGGCCTCGCTGAGCAGTCCCGCCTCCACCAGACCGGCCAGGCGCCGCAGGGCGAGGACGTCCGCCTCGGTGAGCGCCTTCGCCTGGCCGATGTCGGCGAATCCCATGGCCCGCCAGAAACGGGAGGCCAGTTCCATGGAGACGCCCGCGCTGCGGGCGGCCTGGAAGGGGGTGTAGCGGCGCTCGGCGCCCAGAATGAGCCCTTCGAGGCGCAGCGCGAGCGGGTCCTCGCCGGATTCGGCGGAGTCCGGGCCGGGCTCGGGGTCCACCCGGCCGTCCCCGTCCGCGCCGGAGCCCGTGTCGTCGACGGTCACGCCTGCTGCCCTTCCGATCTGCTGCGGTCAGGTTCGACCGGCCCCAACTTTACGTCAGGTGTGCCCCAGCTCACTCCCGCGCGGCCTGCGGGCAGTCGTGCCGCACCCGGAACCCGAACGGCCCCACAGGAACCCCGGCCGACCCGAGCGGGTGCCTCCGGGCTCCCCGGCGGCCCGGGCACGCACGGGCCGCACCCCGCAGCGCGCCCACCCCCAGCCCACCGCCGGGCCCAGGCGGGGGCACCCCCAGGAAACCCCCGGCCGACCCGGGCGGGGCACCCCCCGGCCCCCCAGCGGCCCCGGCAGGCACGGGCCGCACCCCGCAACGCACCCACCCCCAAGCACCACCGCCGGGCCCAGCCGGGCACAGACCACGCCACACAGCGCGCCCACCCCCAAGCCCACCGCCGGCTTAGGCGGACATCTCCAGGACTCCCCAACCGGCCCAGGCGGGGCACCCCGGGCCCCGCTCGCTTGCCCGGGCGAACTCGGGTCGCGCCCACCCCCGAGCCCCCGGGCCCCCGGGCCCCCGGGCCCCGGTCACGCCAACCGCAAGTGCACGATGTCCCCCGCCCCCACCGGCTCCTGCACCCCCGCCTCCGTGGCCAGTACCAGCCGCCCGTCCCCGTCCACGGCCACCGCCTCCCCCTCGAGCGACCGGTCGCCCGGAAGCTCCGCCCGCACCATCCGCCCGAGCGTCGCGCACCCGGCCGCGTACGTCTCCTGCAGCCCGCTGGCCGCGGGGTCGCCGCCGGCCGCCCGCCACCGCCCGTACCAGTCCTCCAGCGACCGCAGCACCCCGCGCAGCAGCGGGTCCCGGTCGGTACTCACGGCTCCGGCCAGCGCCAGCGACCCGGCCCGCTCCACCGGGAGCTCGTCCGCCCGCAGGCTGACGTTGATGCCGACGCCGATGACCACCCCGTCGTCACCGGCCCGCTCGGCGAGGATGCCGCCGGCCTTGCGCTCCTCGTCGCCGACCGTCACCAGCAGGTCGTTGGGCCACTTCAGGGCGGTGTCGACACCCGCGGCCCGGGACAGTCCGGTGGCCACCGCCACGCCGGTGAGCAGCGGCAGCCAGCCCCAGCGGGTCACGGGCACCTCGGCGGGCCGCAGCAGTACGGAGAAGAAGAGCCCGGAGCGGGCCGGAGCCGTCCACTGCCGGTCCAGGCGGCCCCGCGCGGCGGTCTGCTCCTCGGCGACGAGGACGAGCCCTTCCGCCTGCTCCCCCTCGGCGCGGGCCACCAGGTCGGAGTTGGTGGAACCGGTGCGCTGCACCACGTCCACCTGCCGCCACAGCCCGCCCTCCCGCACCAGTCCCCGGCGCAGGGCCGCGGTGTTGAGGGGCGGCCGGTCCAGGTCGGACCAACGGCCGCGGGGGGAGTCAGAGGCATCTCGGGGCGTCATGCAACCCACCCTAGGTGTGGGAAACACCGCACTGCCGAAGGGAAGGCCCCCTACTACTCTACGGATGAGTAACCGTCCCCCCTTTTGAGCAGGCAGGGAGCCGCATCCCGATGTCCGAGCCGGAAGAGCAGCAGCCCGACATCCACACGACCGCGGGCAAGCTCGCGGACCTGAGGCGCCGTATCGAGGAAGCGACGCACGCCGGGTCGGAACGCGCCGTCGAGAAGCAGCACGCCAAGGGCAAGCTGACGGCCCGCGAGCGCATCGACCTCCTCCTCGACGAGGGCTCCTTCGTCGAGCTGGACGAGTTCGCCCGGCACCGCTCGACCAACTTCGGCCTGGACGCCAACCGCCCCTACGGCGACGGCGTCGTCACCGGCTACGGCACCGTCGACGGCCGCCCCGTCGCCGTCTTCTCCCAGGACTTCACCGTCTTCGGCGGGGCGCTGGGCGAGGTCTACGGCCAGAAGATCGTCAAGGTCATGGACTTCGCGCTGAAGACCGGCTGCCCGGTCATCGGCATCAACGACTCCGGCGGCGCCCGCATCCAGGAGGGCGTGGCCTCGCTCGGGGCGTACGGCGAGATCTTCCGCCGCAACACCCACGCCTCCGGCGTCATCCCCCAGATCAGCCTGGTCGTCGGCCCGTGCGCGGGCGGCGCGGTGTACTCCCCCGCGATCACCGACTTCACGGTGATGGTCGACCAGACCAGCCATATGTTCATCACGGGCCCCGACGTGATCAAGACCGTCACCGGTGAGGACGTCGGCTTCGAGGAGCTGGGCGGCGCCCGCACCCACAACTCCACCTCGGGCGTGGCCCACCACATGGCGGGCGACGAGAAGGACGCCGTCGAGTACGTCAGGCAACTGCTGTCGTACCTGCCGTCCAACAACCTCTCCGACCCGCCCGCCTTCCCGGAGGAGGCCGACCTCGCGGTCACGGACGAGGACGCCGAGCTGGACACCATCGTCCCGGACTCGGCGAACCAGCCGTACGACATGCACACCGTCATCGAGCACGTCCTCGACGACGCCGAGTTCCTCGAGACGCAGCCGCTGTACGCGCCGAACATCCTCACCGGCTTCGGCCGCGTCGAGGGCCGCCCGGTCGGCATCGTCGCCAACCAGCCGATGCAGTTCGCCGGCTGCCTGGACATCACCGCCTCCGAGAAGGCGGCCCGTTTCGTGCGCACCTGCGACGCCTTCAACGTCCCGGTCCTGACCTTCGTGGACGTCCCCGGCTTCCTGCCCGGCGTGGACCAGGAGCACGACGGCATCATCCGCCGCGGCGCCAAGCTGATCTTCGCCTACGCCGAGGCCACCGTCCCGCTCATCACGGTCATCACCCGCAAGGCCTTCGGCGGCGCCTACGACGTCATGGGCTCCAAGCACCTGGGCGCCGACCTCAACCTCGCCTGGCCCACCGCCCAGATCGCCGTCATGGGCGCCCAGGGCGCGGTCAACATCCTGCACCGCCGCACCCTCGCCGAGGCCGAGGCCGGTGACGACGCCGAGGCCACCCGCGCCCGCCTGATGCAGGAGTACGAGGACGCCCTCCTCAACCCCTACACGGCGGCCGAACGCGGCTACGTCGACGCGGTGGTCATGCCGTCCGACACCCGCCGCCACATCGTCCGCGGCCTGCGTCAGCTACGCACCAAGCGGGAATCCCTCCCTCCGAAGAAGCACGGCAACATCCCCCTCTAAGGAGCCCGGCGTGATCAAGGTCGTAAGGGGCAACCCCACCCCGGAGGAGCTGGCCGCCGCCCTGGCGGTGGTCCGCGCCCGCGCCGCGGCGGCGGAGACGGAGCCGTCCGGCCCGCCGAGCAGCAGGGACGCGTGGTCCGACCCGTCCCGTATCGCGGCCCGGCACCTGCCCCAGCCAGGCCCCGCCTCATGGGGCCGCACATACTGGCCGGGCTGAGGCCGGGCACCCGGGGGCGCGGGGGACCGCGCACGGAAGAGGGACGCCGCGCCCCGAATGAGTACCCGTACTCAAGCGCCCCCGGCGGCCAGGCCGCACGCTGGTGACATGCTGTGGTCCGACCCCGAGAACGAGCCGCCCAAGGAACTGCGCGACATGCAGGACATGCTGCGGCGGCTGAGCGTTCTCCTGGCGCTGGCCATGGTCCTGGCGATGATCGTGATCGGCGTGCGCTGAGGCGCCGGCGACCGTGACGCCGCCGATACCCTTGATCCCATGACAGACCAGCAGCCGCGCCGCCGGCTCGTCCTCGCCTCCCAGTCCCCGGCCCGGCTCGGCCTGCTCCGCCAGGCCGGGCTCGCCCCCGAGGTGCTCGTGAGCGGCGTCGACGAGGACGCCGTCACCGCGCCCACCCCCGCCGAGCTGGCCCTGGCCCTCGCCGAGGCCAAGGCCTCCGTCGTGGCCGCGAAGCCCGAGGTGCGCGGTGCCCTGGTGATCGGCTGCGACTCGGTGCTCGACCTGGACGGCCAGGCCCTCGGCAAGCCGGCGGACGCCGGGGAGGCCACCGCCCGCTGGAAGGCGATGCGCGGCCGGGCGGGCACGCTGCAGACCGGCCACTGCGTCTGGGACACCGCCTCCGGCCGCCACGTCTCGGCCACCGCCTCCACCGTCGTCCGCTTCGGCGAGCCGACCGACGAGGAGATCGCGGCCTACGTGGCCTCCGGCGAGCCCCTGTACGTCGCCGGGGCGTTCACCCTGGACGGCCGCTCGGCCCCGTTCATCGACGGCATCGAGGGCGACCACGGGAACGTGATCGGCATCAGCCTGCCCCTCGTACGCCGGCTGCTCGCCGAGCTCGGGGTCGGCATCACGGAGTTGTGGGCGCCGGCGGGGGGCTGACCGGGGCGCCGTCGCCGCCCTTGCCGTCCTCGGGCCGCTGCCCGGCCGCGGGCTCCTCGCGGGCGTCGTAGGTCATCAGCAGCAGCACGAGGAGACCGAGTACGGCGATCATGAAGACGAAGGCGCCGGGGCCCACCAGCCCCCAGGTGAAGGCGCCCAGCAGGCCGTGCACCACGGCCGCGCTGATCAGCAGGATCCGGCCGAGCCCGGCGGGCGGGCGGTCGCGCAACGCCACGAGCAGGGCGACCAGCCCGCACAGCGCGAAGTAGAGCCCGAAGACGACACCGCCGATCTTCGAGGACACGGACATCATGCCCGGGTCCAGGCCGGCCAGGGACATGTCCTGCCGGTCGACGACGATTCCCAGGAACCAGTTCAGCGCAGCGACGCCGACCGCCTCCGCGAAGAGCACGACCGCCACGATCCACGCCACCGGCCTGCGCACTGACACCGGTCCCCACCCACTTCCGACCGCTGCCGCACAGGACAGCCGTTACCCCAAGTACGTTCGAGACACCCGGAACGCTACTAACGGGTAAACCCCACGACAAGAGGTCTGCGACGAGCAAAGAATCATTGGGCCATTCGTAGGGACTCCACAAAGAAACAGAGTGGCCCGCAGCACCCTCTTACAGAGACCTTGCCCACATCGGGGGGCTAGGGTTTCCCGGAGGAGTCCTGCGTTTCGCGGTACGACAAGGGATTTCGCGGGTCGAGCGAGCCTCGAATCACGCTCCGTGTGGGCAAGCTCACCATTGGGGACGGGTCGAAGTGCCGTGTCGGCAGTCCCTAAACTCGGCTTGTTTCAAGGAGGGAGCCTCAATCGTGCGCAAGGTGCTCATCGCCAACCGTGGCGAAATCGCTGTCCGCGTGGCCCGGGCCTGCCGGGACGCCGGGATCGCGAGCGTGGCCGTCTACGCGGACCCGGACCGGGACGCTCTGCATGTCCGCGCCGCTGATGAGGCGTTCGCCCTGGGTGGTGACACCCCCGGCACCAGTTACCTGGACATCGCCAAGGTCCTCAAAGCGGCGCGTGAGTCGGGCGCGGACGCCATCCACCCCGGCTACGGATTCCTTTCCGAGAACGCCGAGTTCGCGCAGGCGGTCCTGGACGCCGGTCTGATCTGGATCGGCCCGCCCCCGCAGGCGATCCGCGACCTGGGTGACAAGGTCGCGGCCAGGCACATCGCCCAGCGGGCCGGCGCCCCGCTGGTCGCCGGCACCCCCGACCCGGTCTCCGGCGCGGAGGAGGTCGTGGCCTTCGCCAAGGAGCACGGCCTGCCGATCGCGATCAAGGCCGCCTTCGGCGGCGGCGGGCGCGGCCTGAAGGTCGCCCGCACCCTGGAAGAGGTCCCCGAGCTGTACGACTCGGCCGTCCGTGAGGCCGTGGCCGCGTTCGGGCGCGGTGAGTGCTTCGTCGAGCGCTACCTCGACAAGCCCCGCCACGTGGAGACCCAGTGCCTGGCCGACACCCACGGCAACGTGGTCGTCGTCTCCACCCGCGACTGCTCCCTGCAGCGCCGCCACCAGAAGCTGGTGGAGGAGGCCCCCGCCCCCTTCCTGTCCCAGGCACAGGTTGACGAGCTGTACGCGGCCTCGAAGGCGATCCTGAAGGAGGCCGGCTACGTCGGCGCCGGCACCGTGGAGTTCCTGGTGGGCGTGGACGGCACGATCTCCTTCCTGGAGGTCAACACCCGCCTCCAGGTCGAGCACCCGGTCACCGAGGAGGTCGCCGGCCTCGACCTGGTCCGGGAGATGTTCCGCATCGCCGACGGCGAGGAACTCGGTTACGGCGACCCC
Coding sequences within it:
- the mmpB gene encoding morphogenic membrane protein MmpB, with product MLWSDPENEPPKELRDMQDMLRRLSVLLALAMVLAMIVIGVR
- a CDS encoding acetyl/propionyl/methylcrotonyl-CoA carboxylase subunit alpha; the encoded protein is MRKVLIANRGEIAVRVARACRDAGIASVAVYADPDRDALHVRAADEAFALGGDTPGTSYLDIAKVLKAARESGADAIHPGYGFLSENAEFAQAVLDAGLIWIGPPPQAIRDLGDKVAARHIAQRAGAPLVAGTPDPVSGAEEVVAFAKEHGLPIAIKAAFGGGGRGLKVARTLEEVPELYDSAVREAVAAFGRGECFVERYLDKPRHVETQCLADTHGNVVVVSTRDCSLQRRHQKLVEEAPAPFLSQAQVDELYAASKAILKEAGYVGAGTVEFLVGVDGTISFLEVNTRLQVEHPVTEEVAGLDLVREMFRIADGEELGYGDPVLRGHSFEFRINGEDPGRGFLPAPGTVTAFTPPAGPGVRLDAGVESGSVIGPAWDSLLAKLIVTGRTRKEALQRAARALEEFQVEGMATAIPFHRAVVRDPAFAPELTGSADPFTVHTRWIETEFVNEIKPFTAPADTEADDEMGRETVVVEVGGKRLEVSLPSSLGMSLARTGLAAGAKPKRRAAKKSGPAASGDTLASPMQGTIVKIAVEEGQEVQEGDLIVVLEAMKMEQPLNAHKSGTVKGLGAEVGASVTSGAPICEIKD
- a CDS encoding adenylate/guanylate cyclase domain-containing protein — its product is MTVDDTGSGADGDGRVDPEPGPDSAESGEDPLALRLEGLILGAERRYTPFQAARSAGVSMELASRFWRAMGFADIGQAKALTEADVLALRRLAGLVEAGLLSEAMAVQVARSTGQTTARLAEWQIDSFLEGLTEPPEPGMTRTEVTYPIVELLLPELQEFLVYVWRRQLAASAGRVVQAGDDEEMVDRRLAVGFADLVGFTRLTRRMEEEELGELVEAFETTAADLVAARGGRLIKTLGDEVLYAADDAGTAAEIALRLIETMANDETMPELRVGIAFGTVTTRMGDVFGTTVNLASRLTSIAPRDAVLVDTAFAEELIRTRDAPASEAAAAEEAAAAEKEGEEPPAYRFALQPMWQRPVRGLGVVEPWLLSRRAGGGES
- a CDS encoding acyl-CoA carboxylase subunit epsilon — translated: MIKVVRGNPTPEELAAALAVVRARAAAAETEPSGPPSSRDAWSDPSRIAARHLPQPGPASWGRTYWPG
- a CDS encoding acyl-CoA carboxylase subunit beta, encoding MSEPEEQQPDIHTTAGKLADLRRRIEEATHAGSERAVEKQHAKGKLTARERIDLLLDEGSFVELDEFARHRSTNFGLDANRPYGDGVVTGYGTVDGRPVAVFSQDFTVFGGALGEVYGQKIVKVMDFALKTGCPVIGINDSGGARIQEGVASLGAYGEIFRRNTHASGVIPQISLVVGPCAGGAVYSPAITDFTVMVDQTSHMFITGPDVIKTVTGEDVGFEELGGARTHNSTSGVAHHMAGDEKDAVEYVRQLLSYLPSNNLSDPPAFPEEADLAVTDEDAELDTIVPDSANQPYDMHTVIEHVLDDAEFLETQPLYAPNILTGFGRVEGRPVGIVANQPMQFAGCLDITASEKAARFVRTCDAFNVPVLTFVDVPGFLPGVDQEHDGIIRRGAKLIFAYAEATVPLITVITRKAFGGAYDVMGSKHLGADLNLAWPTAQIAVMGAQGAVNILHRRTLAEAEAGDDAEATRARLMQEYEDALLNPYTAAERGYVDAVVMPSDTRRHIVRGLRQLRTKRESLPPKKHGNIPL
- a CDS encoding biotin--[acetyl-CoA-carboxylase] ligase gives rise to the protein MTPRDASDSPRGRWSDLDRPPLNTAALRRGLVREGGLWRQVDVVQRTGSTNSDLVARAEGEQAEGLVLVAEEQTAARGRLDRQWTAPARSGLFFSVLLRPAEVPVTRWGWLPLLTGVAVATGLSRAAGVDTALKWPNDLLVTVGDEERKAGGILAERAGDDGVVIGVGINVSLRADELPVERAGSLALAGAVSTDRDPLLRGVLRSLEDWYGRWRAAGGDPAASGLQETYAAGCATLGRMVRAELPGDRSLEGEAVAVDGDGRLVLATEAGVQEPVGAGDIVHLRLA
- a CDS encoding Maf family protein, whose protein sequence is MTDQQPRRRLVLASQSPARLGLLRQAGLAPEVLVSGVDEDAVTAPTPAELALALAEAKASVVAAKPEVRGALVIGCDSVLDLDGQALGKPADAGEATARWKAMRGRAGTLQTGHCVWDTASGRHVSATASTVVRFGEPTDEEIAAYVASGEPLYVAGAFTLDGRSAPFIDGIEGDHGNVIGISLPLVRRLLAELGVGITELWAPAGG